The genome window tacttgtctgtgtacgtacgtgtgtgtgttgtgtgtgcgtgcgtgtgtgtgtgtgtggtgtgtgtgtgtgtgtgtgtgtgtgtgtgtgtgtgtgtgtgtgtgtgtgtgtgtgtgtgtgtgtgtgcgcatccgtgtgtgtctctgtgtctgtgtgtgttggtgcgtgtgcgtgttgtgtgtgtggagtgttttgtgtgtgggtgtgtctgtcttctgtgttttcaaccttttcttgtttttgcaggtacaactctgattgttttgcttgtagtcattgtgtctcatgtacagctgctttgtaacaatgaaaattgtaaaagcgctatataaataaagttgagttgagttgagttaaattcATCCCATAAAAACCGGATGGATGTGAGtctatggaagtaaaatagagacaaatgtgtgtGAAGCAAAAAGAATGGATGAATGGAACTGAAAAAAAAAGCATCGTATtaacagtgcttgcattttaaggttctgcaattcaacatggttgcatatttaatcTGTGAATTTTTCAAATGCAAAAATTTCACACATAGTTTTACCGTTTAAATTTGATtaaattcaataatcaaaattcaccttttaaatttcattaaaaaatttcaacttgttttaaaatacaacctttaatattcgacagacacatttcagttcatattatttcgatttaaaaattcgcttccacaaattcagtgtttcaaattcggcttgaaattcaaagtttcatatctgggaatcccaggagaagcaatagagcgccgaatCCACCGATGCacgatctctacctgctgcctgaccgcttcaccagcaggtggtgcaagtcggttctgacgaagaccaaagcaagaaatgcatactttttatatgctggccgcacagtccactcatccgctcaatttaaattatttgttctcATTGAtatcttcttatgcatcatcaacattttcagaaattttattattttattatactgaCGCTTGCACTGCCAGCAGTCTGCACAGACAGACACTATAGGCCTATTATGCTCAGACTTTGACTGCCCTCCTGCACTGGCTTgaaggaattaagttattttttcgCTCAGCACATCATGTTCACATAAatcttatgcatcatcagcatttacaggacatttatttgtatttatagaaGTCAAATAACTGTGATCTCAACTAGCAGCTTAttgacattattatttttattttgatacgAGACGAATCTTTTAGCCATGCgcaggccagataaaatagaccagataaaaTAGACGGctttctttagaacccgactagaccTGAAACGTTGTGTACAgcctgcagccaagcaagaGACCTCACGGCATTATGGATCTAACAGCTGTAAGGTGGCTTTCTAAGTGCAAAGATACAAACTTTCACAATAATGTGCCTCACACGAACATACGAGTATAACTACACGCCAAAagttgctgtctgttcatgAAGTGCCAAAatttcactcactcactcactccatTAACCTAATTAAGTCTTAAGTTTGGCGTAACAAATATATGTTGTTtaccataggcgtaatttgcgggtggatgggtgggtcatgtccccaccactttttgccaaagtcaattttgtccctaccacttattgtaagaaataaaaaatacggagcgtctatttaccatgcaagtagcccgctttgtaagcagaggctatttatagtAACTCCcaccatcagtttcagattggaatagacaaaatgtaagaaaggcgcACGAAGCTTAACTACTCCAGTGGCGCAGAGCGTAAAGCATGTGCTAActgcttcatgtcgtcgtgggttcgcgaCTGCAGTTTgttgaactttttccctatcacatatcagattgtaaaggtatttatttttaataaaatgatgaaaatatttgaaaatggctgttcaagtcatacatgtaccaaacatgttgcgcttaattgcactttggtgctatatattcgtccttattgttctcgacatgcggttgctatcgcctattgcatgattaattacattttgatacttgatagaaaactccaataaatggaaaaagtcacaactttgtagtttcatgagttcaaaacaaaatttagaaagtttgttgtatatttgtagcctatcaggcaatgcccgtagtaattagtgaaaataagattttttaaagatattattttccatctgtttcccctgtataacttacttgaatgtttgtccttattagcagggggttgtcaAACACCTAATTTTTAACacggggaaaacacacattcgtttcagtagtttttgtttgATCACAAATTAATaagtttaattacgtacggcaacagccatccttacatataataaagcacaacatgctttaaattatatattggtGAAAACATGatttagtttaaaaacaaatggaagcagatctgatatgtgatgtgaaaatttagaatagtgagatcAGCGGATACGAACCTACTTCACGGCTGTGTCTTTATTAGGCTACTTGTCATGCGTCTTTCTCACTAACGTTACGccactgaagccgtcgataaaTCGgcacagtttttatactgttctctagaggagtcacctacatgtttcgcgcttgtgacgtccatgaatattcccaacgagttcttacagaaacaatttattaaagtattgtttgtgtcgtctttgtccccaccacttttcaaaacaaagttacgccactgttgtttacctaaccataaGATTGATTTAATTTGTGTCTTTTCGGGTTGATTTGGTAAAAgcacaatcattttaaattaGGCTACCAGAGAACCGATGCCATATTGGACTCGACCCGTGCCCAAGGCATTTGTCAAAGTTTTAGACTTGAAACCACTGGGGCCCATGATGACCTCTAACATACACTTCAACACAAGTCTTTCATGGCTGAGCagtggaaaaatatatttaattactggtcagaaaacaatgagtgcTCACTggcaatatatacagtatacaactaGTTCTGTTGATGTTTGGCGCATTGTATTTTGcattatacttttatattaggcTATATACTTTCGCTTTAAGTGTAGCTTACCCGATACTAATATAACATATAAAACGAAATTTTACGATTtagtataataatttattatgtatgtgcttacataataagtcaacatattgttgcatttatgaattttaaatgacagaagtcTAGATATGCTGAAACCACGCTCATTCAAGGATTTGCTTTGACGGAGAAAGCACGTAATGTAAGTATCTGAAATATATGTCAGTTAAATGAACTTATGCTGACTGAATGAGAAGTAAACATTTTgctgaatatccacaacatTTCCATGGTGGCATGGTGGAACAAAAATGCTATAAGCTTGCAAGATCTGCCTGCACTCAAACCCTTTCGCCATCAGTGTGCATCGTCTTATTGGCCGATGTActgtgctaaaatgctaaatgTTGCTTAATCTAGCTATTGAGACCAAATGGCTAAAAATTTGTATAGCCTACATCTTTTTAACAAAGCGTAGGCTATACAGAAATCAGAAGAGCCCTGAATATGAACACAAAGCACTAAATGGCACAATAAGAATGTTAGGATGTCCTGCTGTATTTCTTACGTAATACCAGAACAGTGcaagcactgttaatacaatgcatttttttcagttagtgctattcagcacatctttttgcttcaaaacacatttgtctctattttacttccatatgaATCTCCCCCCTTCTTATGTCACTGCAGGTTTATTGCCACGATTTATATCACAATCACCACACTCCTACAAATGTCTAATTTTCCAGAGTGTTCCTTCAGCTCTGACCGTAGAAAAGCGATTACTATCAAAACCCACAGAGCGTGTTTATGAGCTACTGTATGGTGTGAAAGATTGTGGAAGATTTCTTCAGTGcatttcaaaaaaataaaaacacaatactgTATCAAAGAAGGTCAAAGATGAAGGGTTAAGAAGAATTTCAGTAAGTTATAGAAGGACTTTGTCAAATAGCTAATTACTGTTTGGGTTAACATTTATTACATAATATCAAGCAAAGGTCTTTGTGATTTACTTTCTTGATGGTTTTTATGGTTTAAAAATGTGGTCCTCGAATTATTATCCCTCGCATTGACTTTTCTTGGCAGCAGATGTCACTGAACTCTTTATTTCACTCCCCTCAATAACCTGTCATAAAGAGACCATTTCTGATGAATAAATCTAGCtccaaagtgttttttttatgttatcttaatactgttttctgttgtgtgtttgCGCAGGTCCTGGAAGCTGATGCATCATGGAGAGGCTGGTGTTTTATGTGTTGGTGTTTGGCGCGCTGGCGAAGGCTCAGCATTGCCCGGGTCGATGCATCTGTCAGACCATCTCACCCACGCTCACCCTCCTGTGTGCTAAAACCGGACTTCTGTTTGTGCCCCCGACCATCGACCGCAAGACCGTGGAGCTCCGTCTGACCGACAACTTCATCACGTCAGTCCGCAGGAAAGATTTCTTGAACATGACCAGTCTGGTACACCTGACACTGTCGCGCAACACCATCAGCCAGATCGCCCCGCACGCGTTCGTGGGACTCAAGGCTTTGAGAGCGCTTCACATGGACGGGAACCGTCTGACCCTCATTAACAGCGACCAGCTGAAGGGTTTGATCAACCTGAGACACTTAATACTGGGCAATAATCAGATTCATCAGGTGGAATCATCCACTTTCGACGAGTTCGTGTCCACCATCGAGGACTTGGATTTGTCATACAACAACCTGAGGACGTTACCGTGGGAGGCGATAGCAAGAATGACAAACATCAACACGTTAACGCTGGACCACAATCTCATCGATTATATCGGAGTGGGGACCTTCATGCTGCTCACGAAGCTGGTGCGGTTGGATATGACGTCAAACCGGCTACAGAATTTACCGCCCGACACTCTGTTTCATCATGCCCAGGTGCTATCCGACCCAAAGATGTCCAGTTCCTCCAAACTGACGGTGAGCTTCGGCGGAAACCCTCTTCACTGTAACTGCGAGCTCCTGTGGTTGCGTCGCCTGACGAGAGAAGATGATCTGGAGACCTGCGCTTCTCCGGAACATCTGATGGATAAATACTTCTGGTCCATCCAGGAGGAGGAGTTCATCTGTGAGCCGCCCCTCATCACCAAACACCAGGTGACCAAACCCTACGTCATGGAGGGTCAGGGGGTCACGTTAAAATGTAAAGCGATGGGCGACCCTGAACCCGCAATACACTGGCGCTTTCCGGACGGCAAATTGGTGCACAATAATTCTCGTACCATTCTGTATGATAATGGCACTCTGGACATCCTCATAACCACCCTGAAGGACAGCGGGGCGTTCAACTGCGTTGCGTCCAACGCTGCCGGAATCGCCACGGCTTCCGTTGAGGTCAACATGATCCCCTTACCTCTGTTTGTGAACAACACGGGTCACATGAGAGAGGCGGACCCGGGGCTCTCTGACATTACCACCTCCACCAAATCTGGCAACAATGACACCAAGTCTCAGAACAAACGGGTGGTGGTGGAGGAACTGACGTCCAGCTCGGCTGTCATCCACTGGCCCTCAGAACGCCATATTCCTGGAATCAGAATGTATCAGATCCAGTACAACAGCACCATAGATGACACCCTCGTGTACAGGTAAAGACACTCACGCTGTTATCATGCTTAAAGAAAATGAGATTTGCTTATGAGAGAAATTTAATTCAATGTCTATATGAAGTCTGTATGTCATTAAAGAAGGTCTGATGTTCAGGTTAAAGTAGAAGTgatggatgaatggatggatggatggacactctaaaaaataattcagtgGATTAGTAAATATCACCAaaaaatattacagtttttctccattggttTGGCTCATTTCTTGAAACAGAAATTACATTCTCAAAATTCTAAGATCATTTGGCAAACCAGTCTTACAGTTCAGCACAACACTATAGCTCACTTGCAAAAGCTAATATCTCTCCCAAAACTGTTCACTCATGCTTCAAAACTAAATTCCTTTCCCATATAAAGAAGTCAGTGCCACGAAAATGGCAAAGATCCTTTTCAATTGCTTTGGCTCATTTCTTGAAACAGACCAGACGTTCTCAACACTCTTGGTGCTTTTGCCAAAATAACTTGGATGGTTCGGCACAACACCATGGTTCACCTGCAAAAGCTCATACCTCTCCCAAAACAGTTCACTAATGTGTCAAAACTAAATTTCCTTCTCATTTAAACAGCCAGTGCCCCCAAAATGCTTCGTCCCTTTGGCATTGTGTAAGCACTGCAAGTCAAAATGTTTAGATGTTTTGTCACTATGGCAGAGGACCATTGAAACATCCCTCATGTCCACCTTTCAGTCTTAGCCCAGTCCTTCATTGACAATGTGTTGGGTTTCGGGGTGAGCACGTGTTTTGTTGTCTGTCTcgccatgtgtgtgtgtgtgtgtgtgaatgtcctAGCACGTGGAGGCTGTCTGACAATCTCACATGTTCGCTGTCTTTAAAGTCACCGTCACTTTTCACTGTCCCTTGTGCGATCGTTGACGTTAGTCACACAGTACCCATCTCTTGTCTCTAAATCTTGTCTTGCTTAAAGTAAGTTCCATCTTGATCTTGATCTTGATCCTGTTTTTTTGTCCTGCTTTGTCTTGTCGTGTGGaaggacatttttttgtgtggattattgttttggattttctcCCCGAAGAGATCACTATTTTGAGTCAGAGTAACCctgtgtttctttattttttgcccAGGCGACACTCGGTTGCCTAGCTTTTTTCCTTTCCCATTTTTGGGTTAGTTTTGCGAGGATTGTTTTCCCGGTTCTCCAGCGCCATCCACGCCTCGGCTGCTGCTGGATCATCTGCCTGCCAGTCGTTTCCTCCCCATCTTCCCTGGCACTCTCCAACCTCTGATCCTGCCAACCGCGTGGCTCTAGGGACACCTTCCCCACCACTCCGGCTGATGCTGCCGTACACTGGGGTTTCCCCGGTTGGCCTCGCAGTCAGCCGCTACCCTCCAGGGCTCCGGAAGGATCCGTCCTCTTACAGACTTTATGTGTGTTCTGGTctaataaattactttgttaacCCGCTATTGAATCCGTGTGTTTTCAGTCCAGCCCTGACACAATGGTTACTGTACTGTTTTTTTGTCTAGCTAACAGAATACAATTGTGTgtataaaactgaaaaaaagaaatagGATTTTAGGGTAAGAGTAGCCTCCAAGGTTTGACATCACACATTGCACTCATACTGCCAAGGAAATTGTAACCATTATCATTCACACACATAAAGTAACTTCCATACATCAgagtaaaaagaaaatgtatacagCATAATATACTgttatataaacacacaaataaaaaacaatcaaaattaTATGCAGCCTACAGTGCTGTAAATAAAGCTGGCGTTTCACAACTAACAGTTCTTCACTGGTCGCTGTCCTC of Triplophysa rosa linkage group LG14, Trosa_1v2, whole genome shotgun sequence contains these proteins:
- the lrfn1 gene encoding leucine-rich repeat and fibronectin type III domain-containing protein 1, coding for MERLVFYVLVFGALAKAQHCPGRCICQTISPTLTLLCAKTGLLFVPPTIDRKTVELRLTDNFITSVRRKDFLNMTSLVHLTLSRNTISQIAPHAFVGLKALRALHMDGNRLTLINSDQLKGLINLRHLILGNNQIHQVESSTFDEFVSTIEDLDLSYNNLRTLPWEAIARMTNINTLTLDHNLIDYIGVGTFMLLTKLVRLDMTSNRLQNLPPDTLFHHAQVLSDPKMSSSSKLTVSFGGNPLHCNCELLWLRRLTREDDLETCASPEHLMDKYFWSIQEEEFICEPPLITKHQVTKPYVMEGQGVTLKCKAMGDPEPAIHWRFPDGKLVHNNSRTILYDNGTLDILITTLKDSGAFNCVASNAAGIATASVEVNMIPLPLFVNNTGHMREADPGLSDITTSTKSGNNDTKSQNKRVVVEELTSSSAVIHWPSERHIPGIRMYQIQYNSTIDDTLVYRMIPSTSKTFKINDLAAGREYELCVLAVYDDGITSLTATRVVGCVQFHTAAEAGQCRFIHSQFLGGTMIIIIGGIIVASVLVFIIILMIRYKAYSASDAAKGKARCGRSAMHVHSQTNGSQGWSRSKQRLQLAEERPSPTGEDCNALVLLKMEEMQEELKVDLPPICSEKAPPSRRASLGAPPSDDTQTDSSLTGSTMSLCLIGPGAGPAEAPRLNDRKGALANMGLLPSELARTRHRFSFDGDYALFQSHSYPRRARTRRHKSTTQLNADVSPPCSRRVTFSSTEWMLESTV